The Methanosarcina barkeri str. Wiesmoor DNA segment AGATTAATTCATTAACAGATCCGTTAATTAACAGATAGACTCGTCCTCGCGATTGCAGTCAATTCTCATACTTTTTTGTTACAGAGGCCTCTTTCCATTAATTCTGTTTTTCCGATAGTATCTTCTCCCCATTTTTGTTTAACTGTTTCACTCCACTGGAGTTTACCGTCCCCAATCATAGATTTTGGAATTGCAAAAATGTTTTCTCTCGTTGTTCTGGAAATCCCAGATTTTGACAACTTATACTTGTTAGTTTTCGGATCGTATACCATCTGGTGATCGAGTTTAAACGCACGAACTGTCTTGGAAAATTTGCAATTTCCAGAGTTTAATTCTTCTTTTGGGTCTTTTCCCTTCCTTCGCTTTATTTTTTCCATTTCAATCTCTTCTTTTCTTATATCTTCCAGATACCATAAACTCCTATCAACTTCACTTTTAAATACAATCATATGCCATTTAAGAGACAATGAGTATGGTTTTCTTAAATACTCTTGTAATTCGGCAATCAGATCGGAATCATCTGTCGTATTTTCAATTTCTTCCATTATTCTTTTCATTTTGGCCATATTTGCCTTCTGTCTTTCCTGACTTGTTACCATAACTACCCACTACATATTAATTTTTATTAGACTGTATAAACAGAAAGCATATTTTAAACCTTCGATAATAGATAATAAAAATTAAATTTAGATACAATTTAGCCTTGTTTGCCACAAAATTGTGAAATAATTATGTATTTATTCATGTAAATAAGGGCCGACAACGTTACTTGTGGCATAATCAGGTTTTTTACATTTTATGGACAAGGTATAAATATAGAAGTGGGAAACGGCTGTTCTCGTGTTCCTGACTATTATCTCCGGGATATTCATGCTATTTAATCCGCTTGTCGGATCATCGTCCAGCCCTTGGTATATGGCTTCTCTTTAGTTATATTAGAGTTGCAACCTTAATAGCGAACCCAGGGCAGGGCTTGAGAAAGCTCGTTTACAAATAGGATAAAGATAAACTATTGACCCGCAACCTTTACGATGTTGGTCTCTCAGTTGCTAAGATTTTAGCTCAAGCATTTTCAAAAGGCTTGTGATCACGCCGTCATGACGTTTTAGATTTAGCAGTGATTTTCGGTCAAGCCTTTTTTCAAAAGGCTTGTGATCACGCCGTCATGACGTTTTAGATTTAGCAGTGATTTTCGGTCAAGCCTTTTTTCAAAAGGCTTGTGATCACGCCGATAGAGTTTGGGAATTAGATTTTCAAAACTAAACATTACTCGGGGTTTTCTGTCAAGCCTTTTTTGGAAAAATTTGTGGACAAGTAGGTTTTTAATAAGGATTGCTTTCAAGTTTCAACTTTGTTTAAATAACTTTCCACTTTGTTTAAATAATTTGAATATATATCTATGTTTATATGCGTAAAGCCACAGCCATAACCACAGGACTGATTCTTTTATCTTTTATAGTTTCAATCTATTTTTACCCGCTTGTGCCTGAATCTATGGCAACTCACTGGAATTCCCAGGGAGAGGTAAATGGCTATATGCCGAAGTTCCAGGGACTTTTTTTCATGCCTTTACTGATTACCGGACTTGCAGTATTCTATCTGGCAATTCCCAAAATTGACCCGATGAAGGTAAATATATTAAAATTCGGAAAATATCATGAAAAATTTATAATTTTTTTGATTTTATTCTTACTTGCTGTCCATCTCCAGATACTACTCTGGAACGCAGGCATACAAATAAACCCGAATGCCGTGCTTCCTGTAGGTATAGGGCTTCTGTTCTACTATATAGGAATTCTTATGGAACATGCGGAGAGAAACTGGTTCATCGGTATAAGGAATCCCTGGACCCTCAGCAGTGATAGGATCTGGAAGAAAACTAATCGTCTTGGAGGAAAACTGTTCAGGGTTGCAGGAATAGTTGCCGTGCTTGGAGTCTTTTATCCCGGGTTTGAATTCATTTTCATCCTTGTGCCTGCACTCTTTATTGTGGGGTTCGCGGCTGTTTACTCATATCTTGAATATCAAAAAGAATTGAAAGGAACCAAATCTCAAATTAAAACTTAAAAATGAAGGTTATAGGAATTCCTGTAATTCCGGATTCTGAAATTTCTGTTTACTCGGTTTTTGACTTCTATTTTATCATCACGTTTATCTAGCATGTTCTCGTTTGTTTTATTGATTTTTATGGCCGAGGATATAACAAAAGACACCAGTAAAAAAATTGAAAATGGGGATAGAATCTCAGTTAATTATGTAGGAAAACTTGAAGATGGTACAATTTTCGATACTTCCTTAAAGGAAGTTGCTACCGAAGCAGGGTTATACAATCAAATGAGAAATTATGAACCTCTTGCATTTACAGTCGGTACAGGTCAGATGATTAAAGGATTTGATGAGGGCGTTGTCGGAATGCAAGTGGGGGAAGAAAAAACCATTACAATCCAGCCTGAAGAGGCATATGGAGAGTACAGGGAAGAATTCGCAAGAGAAATCCCAAATAATGCTGTTAATTTTACTCCTGAAATCGGAATGAAGCTGGCTACGGAAAATGGTCTGACAGGCACTATCACAAAGGTAAACGAAGACAACTTTGTTGTAGATTTCAACCATGAGCTTGCAGGCAAGACCCTGGTTTTCTCAGTCAAAATCGTTTCTGTGGAGGAGTGAAAGGGATGAAGACCAGGAACGAAGCAGTTTTCTTCATAGTTATACTGCTCCTGGTAAGCATAATTTTTGGCAGTGGATGCACGGATAACGGGAATGAGGGAGGAGACAGCAGAGCGGTAAAGTCCGGAGATTCGGTCAAGGTAGACTATACCGGGAAGCTTGAAGACGGCACGGTTTTTGATACCTCAAGAGAAGACGTTGCAAAGCAGGCAGGTATATACGTTGAAAGAAAGGAGTATACCCCTCTTAGCTTTGTCGTTGGCTCGGGACAAGTAATCTCGGGTTTTGACGAGGGCGTAATCGGAATGAAAGTCGGGGAAGAAAAGACCCTGACGATTCCTCCAGATAAAGCTTACGGGGAATATGACGAAGCCAGAGTCCTGGCCGTTCCTGTTGAAGAATTAAATCTAACAAACCGCTCCGAAATTCCTGAAGTGGGACAAACATTGAGAGATATGTA contains these protein-coding regions:
- a CDS encoding SdpI family protein, which gives rise to MRKATAITTGLILLSFIVSIYFYPLVPESMATHWNSQGEVNGYMPKFQGLFFMPLLITGLAVFYLAIPKIDPMKVNILKFGKYHEKFIIFLILFLLAVHLQILLWNAGIQINPNAVLPVGIGLLFYYIGILMEHAERNWFIGIRNPWTLSSDRIWKKTNRLGGKLFRVAGIVAVLGVFYPGFEFIFILVPALFIVGFAAVYSYLEYQKELKGTKSQIKT
- a CDS encoding peptidylprolyl isomerase, with protein sequence MKTRNEAVFFIVILLLVSIIFGSGCTDNGNEGGDSRAVKSGDSVKVDYTGKLEDGTVFDTSREDVAKQAGIYVERKEYTPLSFVVGSGQVISGFDEGVIGMKVGEEKTLTIPPDKAYGEYDEARVLAVPVEELNLTNRSEIPEVGQTLRDMYGNQYKVTAVNDTHITLDANHELAGKTLIFDIKVISIE
- a CDS encoding peptidylprolyl isomerase; translated protein: MAEDITKDTSKKIENGDRISVNYVGKLEDGTIFDTSLKEVATEAGLYNQMRNYEPLAFTVGTGQMIKGFDEGVVGMQVGEEKTITIQPEEAYGEYREEFAREIPNNAVNFTPEIGMKLATENGLTGTITKVNEDNFVVDFNHELAGKTLVFSVKIVSVEE